From Drosophila nasuta strain 15112-1781.00 chromosome X, ASM2355853v1, whole genome shotgun sequence, one genomic window encodes:
- the LOC132797158 gene encoding armadillo segment polarity protein isoform X2, whose amino-acid sequence MSYMPAQNRTMSHSNQYNPPDLPPMVSAKEQTLLWQQNSYMGDSGIHSGAVTQVPSLSGKEDEEMEGDPLMFDLDTGFPQNFTQDQVDDMNQQLSQTRSQRVRAAMFPETLEEGIEIPSTQFDPQQPTAVQRLSEPSQMLKHAVVNLINYQDDAELATRAIPELIKLLNDEDQVVVSQAAMMVHQLSKKEASRHAIMNSPQMVAALVRAISNSNDLESTKAAVGTLHNLSHHRQGLLAIFKSGGIPALVKLLSSPVESVLFYAITTLHNLLLHQDGSKMAVRLAGGLQKMVTLLQRNNVKFLAIVTDCLQILAYGNQESKLIILASGGPNELVRIMRSYDYEKLLWTTSRVLKVLSVCSSNKPAIVDAGGMQALAMHLGNMSPRLVQNCLWTLRNLSDAATKVEGLEALLQSLVQVLASTDVNVVTCAAGILSNLTCNNQRNKATVCQVGGVDALVRTIINAGDREEITEPAVCALRHLTSRHVDSELAQNAVRLNYGLSVIVKLLHPPSRWPLIKAVIGLIRNLALCPANHAPLREHGAIHHLVRLLMRAFQDTERQRSSIATTGSQQPSAYADGVRMEEIVEGTVGALHILARESHNRALIRQQSVIPIFVRLLFNEIENIQRVAAGVLCELAADKEGAEIIEQEGATGPLTDLLHSRNEGVATYAAAVLFRMSEDKPQDYKKRLSIELTNSLLREENNIWANADLGMGPDLQDMILYQ is encoded by the exons CCAATGGTGTCCGCCAAGGAGCAGACGCTGTTGTGGCAGCAGAACTCGTATATGGGCGACTCCGGCATACATTCGGGAGCCGTTACCCAAGTGCCGTCGCTGTCGGGCAAGGAGGATGAGGAGATGGAGGGTGATCCGCTGATGTTCGATTTGGACACCGGGTTTCCGCAGAACTTTACACAGGATCAGGTGGACGATATGAACCAACAGTTGAGCCAGACCCGATCACAGCGCGTGCGCGCCGCCATGTTCCCAGAGACTTTGGAAGAGGGCATTGAGATACCATCAACACAATTTGATCCACAGCAGCCAACCGCTGTGCAGCGTCTATCGGAACCGTCGCAGATGCTGAAGCATGCCGTTGTCAATTTGATCAACTACCAGGACGACGCTGAGCTGGCCACACGTGCCATACCAGAGCTGATCAAGCTGCTCAACGATGAGGATCAGGTGGTCGTCTCGCAGGCAGCCATGATGGTACACCAGCTGTCGAAGAAGGAGGCCTCGCGTCACGCCATCATGAACAGCCCCCAGATGGTGGCCGCTTTGGTGCGCGCCATTTCGAATAGCAACGATCTGGAGAGCACCAAAGCCGCTGTGGGCACGCTCCACAATTTGTCGCATCATCGCCAAGGCCTGTTGGCCATCTTCAAGAGCGGCGGCATCCCGGCTCTGGTGAAGCTGCTCTCGTCGCCCGTGGAGAGCGTGCTCTTCTATGCGATTACCACGCTCCACAATCTGCTGCTGCATCAGGATGGCTCCAAGATGGCCGTGCGCCTAGCTGGTGGCCTCCAGAAGATGGTGACTCTGCTGCAGCGCAACAATGTCAAGTTCTTGGCCATTGTTACCGATTGCCTGCAAATCTTGGCCTACGGCAATCAGGAGAGCAAGCTCATCATTCTGGCCTCGGGCGGGCCCAATGAGCTGGTGCGCATCATGCGCTCCTACGACTACGAGAAGCTCTTGTGGACCACATCGCGTGTGCTGAAAGTTCTCTCGGTATGCTCGAGCAACAAGCCGGCGATTGTCGATGCCGGTGGCATGCAGGCACTGGCCATGCATTTGGGCAACATGTCGCCGCGTCTGGTGCAGAACTGCCTCTGGACATTGCGCAATCTGTCGGACGCCGCCACCAAGGTGGAGGGGCTTGAGGCGCTGCTGCAGTCGCTCGTTCAGGTGCTGGCCTCGACGGATGTGAATGTGGTCACATGTGCTGCCGGCATTCTCTCGAATTTGACGTGCAACAATCAGCGCAACAAGGCGACTGTTTGCCAAGTGGGCGGCGTTGATGCCCTCGTTCGCACCATCATCAATGCCGGCGATCGCGAGGAGATTACCGAGCCGGCGGTGTGCGCCTTGCGTCACCTCACTTCGCGCCACGTCGACTCAGAGCTGGCCCAGAATGCAGTGCGTCTCAATTACGGCCTCTCCGTAATTGTCAAGCTGTTGCATCCACCATCCCGCTGGCCTCTAATCAAGGCTGTCATCGGGCTCATACGCAATTTGGCCCTCTGCCCGGCCAATCATGCGCCCCTGCGAGAGCACGGCGCCATCCACCATCTGGTGCGTCTGCTGATGCGCGCATTCCAGGACACAGAACGC CAACGTTCGTCAATTGCCACCACTGGGTCACAGCAGCCATCTGCGTATGCAGATGGTGTCCGAATGGAGGAGATCGTCGAGGGCACTGTCGGGGCCTTGCATATCCTTGCACGCGAGTCCCACAATCGTGCTCTCATACGGCAACAATCGGTTATTCCGATCTTTGTGCGTTTGCTCTTCAACGAAATCGAGAACATTCAG CGTGTCGCAGCTGGCGTGCTTTGTGAGTTGGCCGCCGATAAGGAAGGCGCCGAGATAATCGAACAGGAAGGGGCCACTGGGCCGCTCACTGACTTACTGCATTCGCGCAATGAGGGCGTGGCGACTTACGCAGCAGCTGTGCTCTTCCGCATGAGCGAGGACAAGCCGCAGGACTACAAGAAGCGTCTCTCCATCGAGCTGACCAACTCGCTGTTGCGTGAGGAGAACAACATCTGGGCCAACGCTGATCTGGGCATGGGTCCCGACTTACAG GATATGATACTCTACCAATAG